The uncultured Desulfobulbus sp. genome window below encodes:
- a CDS encoding NifB/NifX family molybdenum-iron cluster-binding protein: MNALEQGQKIAITVWGQRVSPVFDSARTLLLVEDNGQGLAATSRIGFDPERPLELLHLLRAQRVVLIICGAVSEGPAAMIEAAGIEMIPFITGNVQQVLEHFLAGHTFDSTFCMPGCGKNICCRGRIRRGHGLQSAHFQHHGTNGPVSATAPQRRDHEDPASAASWNLDTKKN, encoded by the coding sequence ATGAATGCACTCGAACAAGGGCAAAAAATAGCAATCACGGTTTGGGGCCAGCGGGTATCGCCGGTCTTTGACTCGGCCCGTACCCTGCTTCTGGTCGAAGATAACGGCCAGGGGCTGGCCGCGACCAGCCGAATCGGCTTTGATCCGGAGCGGCCCTTGGAGTTGCTCCACCTGCTTCGCGCCCAACGGGTGGTCCTGATCATCTGTGGGGCCGTTTCAGAAGGCCCGGCCGCCATGATCGAGGCAGCGGGAATAGAAATGATCCCCTTTATTACCGGGAATGTACAGCAGGTACTTGAACATTTCCTCGCCGGACATACCTTTGACAGTACCTTCTGTATGCCTGGCTGCGGTAAAAATATCTGCTGCCGAGGGAGAATTCGGCGGGGCCACGGACTTCAGAGTGCTCATTTCCAGCATCATGGGACCAACGGCCCTGTATCAGCAACTGCGCCACAGAGGCGGGATCATGAAGATCCAGCTTCTGCGGCCTCTTGGAATCTGGATACGAAAAAAAACTAA
- a CDS encoding DUF5320 domain-containing protein, producing the protein MPGMDGKGPQGNGPVGRGMGNCRTGAMPLQNTTNPDQTNVIGQGAGRGMGMGRGNRSNNGMGRRGRCGGGQGRGGNR; encoded by the coding sequence ATGCCTGGTATGGATGGAAAAGGGCCCCAAGGAAACGGACCCGTTGGACGAGGCATGGGGAACTGCCGCACCGGCGCCATGCCGCTGCAGAATACCACCAACCCGGATCAGACAAATGTGATCGGCCAGGGTGCTGGCCGGGGCATGGGCATGGGCCGGGGCAATCGCAGCAACAACGGCATGGGCCGGCGTGGACGTTGCGGCGGAGGACAGGGACGGGGCGGCAATCGCTGA
- a CDS encoding response regulator, which produces MTIVFVAKDFSRFSVLVDRLKQEQDVELVPVATGAAGLEKLTNKRLDLVIVDEQLDDMSGIEFVKQFVNVNPLANTAILGSLPDGEFHEVTEGLGVLMQLPPQPGKEDAEKLLTVLAKISGLLQSPAPKANP; this is translated from the coding sequence TTGACCATCGTATTTGTTGCCAAAGATTTTTCCCGTTTTTCCGTTCTCGTTGATCGCCTCAAACAAGAGCAGGACGTTGAACTGGTCCCCGTGGCCACTGGCGCGGCTGGGCTTGAAAAACTGACCAACAAGCGCCTTGATCTGGTGATTGTTGACGAGCAGCTTGACGACATGTCCGGCATTGAATTTGTGAAACAGTTCGTCAACGTTAACCCGCTGGCCAACACTGCCATTCTCGGCTCCCTGCCGGATGGAGAGTTCCATGAGGTCACCGAAGGACTGGGGGTGCTCATGCAACTCCCTCCCCAACCCGGTAAAGAAGATGCTGAAAAGCTCCTGACCGTGCTGGCAAAAATCAGCGGTCTGCTGCAATCCCCTGCACCCAAGGCAAATCCATGA
- a CDS encoding ATP-binding protein, translating to MIISIASGKGGTGKTTVSTNLALALGAHVELLDCDVEEPNAHLFLKPEIESSRKVDTPVPKVDLDKCTFCKKCQEICRFNALAVVGKQVLVFSELCHSCGGCMLVCPEGAISEVGRELGVLNFGHRDGIRFINGLMRVGEAMSPPLIKQVRAHASSDRITLIDAPPGTSCPVIAAMNDTDFVLLVTEPTPFGLHDLKLAVEAVKLLGIPAGLVVNRADLGTDDVFRYAEQEGLPVLLTIPFDRGIAEAYSRGKLIVEEMPQWREKFIGLFEQIETIVKRSKAQLCANS from the coding sequence ATGATTATATCCATAGCCTCAGGCAAAGGCGGCACCGGCAAGACCACGGTGTCGACCAACCTGGCCCTCGCACTCGGCGCTCACGTCGAGCTGCTTGACTGTGATGTTGAGGAACCCAACGCCCATCTCTTTCTCAAACCGGAGATAGAGAGCAGCCGCAAGGTTGATACACCCGTTCCCAAGGTTGATCTCGACAAATGCACTTTCTGCAAGAAATGCCAGGAAATATGCCGCTTTAATGCCCTTGCGGTGGTGGGGAAACAGGTTTTGGTCTTTTCCGAGTTGTGTCACAGCTGTGGCGGCTGCATGCTGGTCTGTCCTGAAGGGGCAATTTCTGAAGTTGGCCGGGAACTGGGCGTGCTTAATTTCGGTCATCGTGATGGTATCCGCTTCATCAACGGGTTGATGCGGGTTGGTGAGGCCATGTCCCCTCCCCTGATCAAACAGGTCAGAGCCCACGCCAGTTCGGATCGCATCACCCTCATTGATGCACCTCCGGGCACCTCCTGCCCGGTTATCGCCGCCATGAACGACACCGACTTTGTGCTGCTGGTCACCGAGCCCACCCCCTTTGGACTGCATGACCTGAAGCTCGCGGTTGAGGCGGTCAAGCTGCTGGGTATTCCTGCGGGGCTGGTGGTGAACCGGGCTGACCTGGGTACCGATGATGTTTTTCGTTACGCAGAGCAGGAAGGATTACCGGTTCTGCTCACAATCCCCTTTGATCGAGGTATTGCCGAGGCCTACTCCCGAGGTAAACTGATTGTGGAGGAGATGCCCCAGTGGCGGGAAAAATTCATCGGACTTTTTGAGCAGATTGAAACCATCGTCAAAAGGAGCAAGGCCCAGTTATGCGCGAACTCGTAA
- a CDS encoding P-loop NTPase — MRELVIISGKGGTGKTSLTAAFAALASQDGRSILCDADVDAADLHLLMQPEVQQCTDFMGGSLAEINPDLCTGCGTCRPLCRFDAISETFEVDPIRCEGCGVCVDFCPVSAIEFPVQRCGEWYISDSRFGPMVHARLGIAEENSGKLVSLIRKEVRQLAEKQQKDLIITDGPPGIGCPVIAAIGGSTALIIVVEPTVSGLHDMERVIDLAAHFKVPGMIVVNKFDLNPEMTATIEEAAAKHNVTLLGRVPFDPIFTHSMVEGKTLFEYGEETQTRKLVREIWTKIINSPSMNPLGIVDFKATIQ, encoded by the coding sequence ATGCGCGAACTCGTAATCATAAGCGGAAAAGGGGGCACCGGCAAAACAAGCCTGACCGCTGCCTTTGCTGCCCTGGCCTCACAAGACGGCCGATCTATCCTCTGTGATGCTGATGTCGACGCCGCCGACCTGCACCTGTTGATGCAACCGGAGGTTCAACAGTGCACAGATTTCATGGGCGGCTCCCTGGCCGAAATCAACCCTGATCTTTGCACCGGATGCGGTACCTGTCGCCCCCTCTGCCGTTTCGACGCCATCAGCGAAACCTTTGAGGTAGATCCCATCCGGTGTGAGGGTTGCGGGGTCTGTGTTGACTTTTGCCCGGTGAGTGCCATTGAGTTTCCTGTTCAGCGCTGCGGAGAATGGTATATATCCGACAGTCGCTTCGGGCCCATGGTCCATGCGCGCCTGGGCATAGCGGAGGAGAACTCCGGCAAACTGGTGAGCCTGATCCGTAAAGAAGTTCGCCAGCTGGCTGAAAAGCAGCAAAAAGACCTGATCATCACCGACGGACCTCCAGGCATTGGCTGCCCGGTTATTGCGGCTATCGGCGGTTCTACGGCACTGATCATTGTCGTAGAACCGACCGTCTCCGGCCTCCATGATATGGAACGGGTCATTGACCTGGCTGCCCATTTCAAGGTGCCAGGCATGATCGTGGTCAACAAGTTTGATCTCAATCCGGAGATGACCGCAACCATCGAAGAGGCGGCAGCAAAGCACAATGTTACCCTGCTGGGTCGTGTCCCCTTTGACCCCATCTTCACCCATTCCATGGTGGAAGGTAAAACACTCTTTGAGTATGGTGAAGAGACTCAAACCCGTAAACTGGTCCGGGAAATCTGGACAAAAATTATAAACTCACCTTCCATGAACCCGCTGGGGATTGTGGATTTCAAAGCAACAATTCAATAA
- a CDS encoding NifB/NifX family molybdenum-iron cluster-binding protein, which produces MIRLAIPSEGQGGLDGMRAGHFGHCDVFTFVDVEDGQIKEVSTLANKEHVQGGCMVPVNLLAEAGVNALVVGGIGMRPLMGFRQVGIDVYHDGVRPEIRPVVEDFLAGKLPQITNDQVCGGGGH; this is translated from the coding sequence ATGATACGATTGGCGATTCCCTCTGAGGGACAAGGCGGCTTAGATGGCATGCGTGCAGGACACTTTGGACACTGTGATGTGTTCACCTTTGTCGATGTCGAAGATGGCCAGATCAAAGAAGTAAGCACTCTGGCTAACAAAGAGCATGTCCAGGGCGGCTGTATGGTTCCGGTGAACCTGCTGGCTGAGGCCGGGGTGAATGCCCTGGTGGTTGGCGGTATCGGAATGCGTCCTCTGATGGGCTTCCGTCAGGTGGGAATCGATGTATATCACGACGGTGTTCGCCCGGAAATTCGCCCGGTGGTCGAGGACTTTCTCGCTGGTAAACTGCCCCAGATCACCAATGATCAGGTGTGTGGCGGCGGCGGACACTGA
- a CDS encoding NifB/NifX family molybdenum-iron cluster-binding protein, producing MKVAVTSKGVTLDSEVDPRFGRAPYLVVVDTETLEFEAVDNSSNVNAFKGAGIQAATTVCEKGAEVLMTGYCGPKAFSTLEAGGVKVVDDVTGTIRDAVELMKSGKVTYSTAANKDAHW from the coding sequence ATGAAAGTGGCAGTTACATCAAAGGGAGTAACGCTGGACAGTGAGGTAGACCCACGCTTTGGCCGGGCTCCCTATCTCGTTGTGGTTGATACCGAGACCCTGGAATTTGAAGCGGTTGACAACAGCTCAAACGTCAACGCTTTCAAAGGTGCGGGTATTCAGGCTGCAACCACGGTCTGTGAAAAAGGTGCGGAGGTCTTGATGACAGGCTATTGCGGCCCCAAGGCTTTTTCCACCCTTGAAGCGGGCGGAGTCAAAGTCGTTGACGATGTCACCGGCACCATTCGCGATGCTGTGGAGCTGATGAAATCAGGCAAGGTCACCTACTCCACCGCTGCCAATAAAGACGCACACTGGTAA
- a CDS encoding shikimate kinase gives MKTNLTLIGMPGSGKSTVGIILAKNLGIGFIDTDILIQINEQRTLQHIIDASDHLNLRTIEEREILKLNVSNLVIATGGSAAYSEKAMAHLAQISTIIFLQVSFAELKRRIKNFATRGIAKREDQSFEELFDERQVLYNRYAEIVVPCDGLNQDQVADEIIARLYPNSCCLLNQ, from the coding sequence ATGAAAACCAACCTGACCCTCATTGGCATGCCCGGATCGGGCAAAAGCACCGTGGGGATTATTCTTGCTAAAAATCTTGGTATTGGGTTTATCGACACCGATATTCTTATCCAGATCAATGAGCAGCGGACTCTGCAACATATCATCGACGCCAGCGATCACCTCAACCTGCGTACCATTGAAGAGCGGGAAATCCTTAAGCTTAATGTTTCTAATCTCGTTATTGCCACCGGTGGGAGCGCGGCCTACAGCGAAAAGGCCATGGCTCATCTCGCGCAGATATCGACCATCATTTTTCTCCAGGTTTCCTTTGCCGAACTCAAGCGGCGGATCAAAAATTTTGCCACCCGTGGTATCGCCAAACGGGAAGATCAGAGTTTTGAAGAACTCTTTGATGAGCGGCAGGTGCTTTATAACCGTTATGCGGAAATCGTTGTCCCCTGTGACGGTCTCAACCAGGATCAGGTTGCCGATGAGATCATCGCCAGGCTCTATCCCAACAGTTGCTGCTTGCTGAATCAGTAA
- a CDS encoding DUF6345 domain-containing protein has translation MINTKFLAPIFSLLLTEESNFTYFLNGYTQKATDYKASLLRPASPKHVLATTDEINFEFTGKPHTSNYYLATVQSSVSESPLSFYLVESGTPGVYRNPLPLRLAETDALDETYYLIKFKDEERLTTVISIPEGTSVLESSILLDRGEFASCGISIFFSDATQVYDAMTELSWANAGYQEFNDSAGSVADPDHLPMQNFVKNGGLDLASYGEADFLHVTSHGDYDGHLYDQDSPAGLDIILRPTDIDLEYDLNQDVEWLFLNACDALNHAETGRDAWMDILTGSPHPLHGLLGFDEAVSADLSVQISSFFARLGATTSPETYLEAFFNAMTDGFFDEPCAMAVHEENINDTLKILTQDSTNNSYRYYWYDVYGFGEHPTEEVLIKTTQGTTLRSQVDLAALAPPVLQPIVLRPTDFAPAPEEYAETTYSGGLVVLDRKSARLGEEAQEPNAALRGAQEELQRVFGLLPEDAQEPEIGILKMQRLTISSATTHSEPAVEIARTIRYSHYLNHIPVVGDILAATISGDTVLKLRGNWHQPVSVKSLATADAGKTPEPLMTAQAAVEYALSGMGSGNKGTIKDEEELLLEQAELCYYGLQDTAEGSKTYRPTYRFRFREKNRRKDIYIDAVSGAMHPAKEVSEAMRRIRSS, from the coding sequence TTGATAAACACAAAATTTCTGGCACCCATTTTTTCCCTCCTGTTAACCGAAGAAAGCAACTTCACCTATTTCCTCAACGGGTATACCCAGAAGGCAACCGATTATAAGGCCTCCTTGTTACGCCCCGCATCCCCAAAACATGTCCTTGCAACCACAGACGAGATCAACTTTGAGTTCACGGGGAAACCCCATACATCCAACTATTACCTCGCCACCGTCCAGAGTTCAGTTTCCGAGTCACCACTTTCTTTCTACCTAGTGGAAAGCGGTACGCCTGGAGTGTACCGCAATCCTCTTCCCCTGCGCCTGGCTGAAACCGATGCCTTGGATGAGACATATTATTTAATCAAATTCAAGGACGAGGAGCGCTTAACCACCGTCATCTCTATTCCGGAAGGGACCTCTGTTCTGGAGAGCTCCATCCTGCTGGACAGGGGGGAGTTCGCTTCCTGTGGTATTTCTATCTTTTTTTCAGATGCCACCCAGGTATACGATGCGATGACGGAACTCAGCTGGGCAAATGCCGGCTACCAGGAGTTCAATGATTCCGCAGGAAGTGTGGCCGATCCGGATCATCTCCCCATGCAGAATTTTGTCAAAAACGGCGGGCTGGACCTGGCCTCGTACGGTGAAGCCGACTTTCTGCATGTGACCAGTCATGGGGATTACGATGGTCATCTCTATGACCAGGACTCGCCCGCAGGCCTGGATATCATCCTCAGGCCTACAGATATTGATCTGGAATATGATCTTAATCAGGATGTTGAGTGGCTCTTCCTCAATGCCTGCGATGCTCTCAACCACGCGGAGACAGGACGGGATGCTTGGATGGATATTCTGACCGGGAGTCCTCATCCTCTCCATGGCCTGCTTGGGTTTGATGAAGCGGTCTCCGCAGATCTATCCGTGCAAATCAGTTCTTTTTTTGCTCGGCTAGGGGCAACTACCTCACCGGAGACCTATCTTGAGGCGTTTTTTAACGCAATGACCGACGGTTTTTTCGATGAACCCTGTGCCATGGCCGTGCACGAAGAAAATATAAATGATACCCTCAAAATCCTGACCCAGGATTCGACCAATAACAGCTACCGCTACTACTGGTACGATGTTTATGGCTTTGGTGAGCATCCCACTGAAGAGGTCCTGATCAAGACAACACAAGGGACGACGCTTCGCAGTCAGGTTGATCTTGCAGCGCTTGCTCCCCCCGTACTGCAGCCTATAGTGCTGCGACCGACCGATTTTGCCCCGGCACCTGAGGAGTATGCTGAAACAACTTATTCTGGAGGACTTGTTGTCCTGGATCGAAAGAGTGCCCGGTTAGGAGAGGAAGCGCAGGAGCCAAATGCTGCCTTGCGTGGAGCACAGGAAGAACTGCAGCGGGTGTTTGGTCTGCTTCCAGAGGATGCTCAGGAACCGGAGATCGGCATTCTCAAGATGCAACGTTTGACGATTAGTAGTGCCACCACCCACTCCGAGCCAGCTGTCGAGATTGCCCGCACAATCCGCTATTCCCATTACCTCAATCATATCCCAGTGGTTGGTGATATCCTGGCGGCGACCATCAGCGGTGATACGGTCTTGAAATTGCGGGGAAACTGGCACCAGCCTGTTTCGGTCAAATCTCTGGCAACGGCCGATGCGGGAAAAACCCCAGAACCACTCATGACGGCCCAGGCCGCAGTGGAATATGCCCTCTCGGGAATGGGAAGCGGTAACAAAGGCACAATCAAGGACGAAGAGGAGCTCCTCTTGGAACAGGCTGAATTATGTTATTATGGATTGCAGGATACCGCTGAAGGCTCCAAAACCTATAGGCCAACGTACCGTTTCCGCTTTCGAGAAAAGAACAGACGGAAAGATATCTATATAGATGCCGTGTCTGGAGCAATGCATCCTGCAAAAGAAGTATCAGAGGCTATGAGGCGGATTCGTTCATCTTAG